One stretch of Zhihengliuella flava DNA includes these proteins:
- a CDS encoding cellulase-like family protein codes for MTYQPLAIADHLPERLTLTLWDFSWFVRTGPGEPFEDLDRAFEEAVERGYNTVRICAMPYLLFGSGIDTSELRLGGMGGQYAQGVRWYDVKAETTIDARAHLLELFRAAKRHNCFVIVSSWEYQQSPAFAATDEWYRALHAVAPEERAVELARAEAALLDFLAQHELADRVAFVELHNEVQIGHLTEGLDAFGDEAVIPLRDRLARGVELFHELQPEVPVTVNYAGVPVGVMRGIPDNVDVLVVHPYVYGVLDDLIETYGLRGEVNAYRQAEARRDLLRADAPDVADWSVSAQDAWRLDAMIVSKPEIYTHDWCDPEAFDGWLYEHYGEHRHAMDVKLRLWFETAADHAAARGVPLVFGEGWVGYTPKDGRFEEGPVGARICREAMALSAQVGAWGSIVCSNAAPQHAMWADIRLQQEANALFTQK; via the coding sequence ATGACCTACCAACCACTCGCCATTGCTGACCACCTTCCAGAACGGCTCACCCTGACACTGTGGGACTTTTCGTGGTTTGTCAGGACGGGCCCGGGCGAACCGTTCGAGGACCTGGACCGTGCCTTTGAAGAGGCCGTCGAGCGTGGTTACAACACCGTAAGAATTTGCGCCATGCCCTATTTGCTGTTCGGCTCCGGCATCGACACGAGCGAGTTGAGGCTCGGTGGGATGGGCGGCCAATATGCCCAGGGGGTCCGCTGGTACGACGTCAAGGCGGAGACGACGATTGACGCTCGAGCACACTTGCTTGAACTCTTCCGTGCGGCGAAGCGGCATAACTGTTTTGTGATCGTCTCCTCGTGGGAGTACCAGCAAAGTCCAGCATTTGCCGCGACTGATGAGTGGTATCGGGCCTTGCACGCGGTGGCGCCTGAGGAACGAGCTGTCGAACTGGCACGCGCTGAGGCAGCCCTGCTGGACTTCTTGGCTCAGCACGAGCTGGCCGATCGAGTAGCTTTCGTGGAATTGCACAATGAAGTCCAAATTGGACATCTCACCGAAGGCTTGGACGCGTTCGGCGACGAAGCAGTCATCCCTTTGCGGGACCGACTCGCGCGCGGAGTAGAACTTTTTCACGAGTTGCAGCCCGAGGTGCCGGTGACCGTGAACTATGCCGGAGTCCCCGTCGGCGTCATGCGGGGGATCCCCGACAACGTCGACGTCCTCGTGGTGCATCCGTACGTTTACGGCGTGCTTGATGACCTCATCGAAACCTATGGTCTGCGTGGAGAGGTAAACGCATACCGACAAGCAGAAGCCCGGCGCGACCTCTTGCGTGCAGATGCCCCAGACGTCGCTGACTGGTCTGTCTCAGCTCAAGATGCCTGGCGGTTGGACGCAATGATCGTCTCAAAGCCGGAGATCTATACGCACGACTGGTGCGATCCCGAAGCCTTTGACGGGTGGCTTTACGAACATTACGGCGAGCATCGGCACGCCATGGACGTCAAGCTGCGGCTGTGGTTCGAGACGGCAGCCGACCATGCGGCCGCGCGCGGCGTTCCCTTGGTCTTTGGCGAGGGCTGGGTCGGTTACACACCGAAGGATGGGCGATTCGAAGAGGGCCCAGTCGGTGCCCGCATTTGTCGCGAAGCGATGGCCTTATCCGCCCAGGTAGGGGCGTGGGGATCCATCGTTTGTTCCAATGCCGCACCGCAGCACGCCATGTGGGCGGATATCAGGCTCCAGCAAGAAGCCAACGCGCTTTTCACCCAGAAATGA
- a CDS encoding ABC transporter substrate-binding protein encodes MNITSTDISLNRRNLLLGAGALGATGLLTGCLGTGGSGQSQPASSGSGASGGLVTLQNSQSDPKPKEALETLIGDYPGEAEINTVATEQFRAQLSTYLTSSNPPDVLTWYAGSVSRNYAAEGLLLDLSDLWSDGGVCANFPDALRELSTDESGKQIFVPTNYYWWSVFYKKSAFEEWGVEPPQSWDDFLALCEELKGRGVTPLANGIGASPWMASGWFDYLNLRINGAQYHRELLAGEHAFTDPEVEAVLEEYAKLIPFFDPNMASLSYQEAVTPMVQNKSAMYLVGAFVTQFFPEDQREDVDFFSVPTIDPNVPSAEEAPTEGYFAAAGTDNPQGTMELLTYLASPESQQTFIDISASSNLPTHPDVDTSNFSPLVQKGIELLQNTEEITQFFNRDSSDALQATADDALTRFLANPSDIPEILANWQAAAERVWNQ; translated from the coding sequence ATGAACATCACCAGCACAGATATTTCCCTTAATAGAAGAAACCTACTCCTAGGTGCCGGGGCACTGGGGGCCACCGGATTGCTAACCGGATGCTTGGGAACAGGAGGTTCCGGACAGTCGCAGCCCGCCAGTAGTGGAAGCGGGGCCTCCGGCGGCTTAGTCACGCTGCAAAATTCACAGTCTGATCCGAAGCCCAAGGAGGCCCTCGAAACTCTCATTGGTGATTATCCAGGAGAAGCTGAGATCAATACGGTGGCAACTGAGCAGTTTCGTGCGCAGCTCTCCACCTACCTGACGTCAAGCAACCCGCCGGACGTCCTCACGTGGTACGCAGGATCAGTCTCGCGCAACTACGCAGCCGAAGGTCTGCTTTTGGACCTATCTGACCTCTGGTCTGACGGAGGTGTCTGCGCAAACTTCCCGGATGCACTGCGCGAACTGTCTACCGATGAGAGTGGAAAGCAGATTTTTGTGCCCACGAACTACTACTGGTGGTCAGTGTTCTACAAAAAGTCGGCCTTCGAAGAGTGGGGAGTGGAGCCGCCACAGAGCTGGGATGACTTCTTAGCCTTGTGTGAAGAGCTGAAGGGGCGAGGCGTTACTCCACTGGCCAACGGCATCGGCGCGTCGCCTTGGATGGCCTCAGGATGGTTCGACTACCTCAATCTGCGAATCAATGGAGCGCAGTATCACCGTGAGCTCTTGGCGGGCGAGCATGCGTTTACTGATCCCGAAGTTGAAGCAGTGCTGGAGGAGTATGCCAAGCTGATCCCGTTCTTTGACCCGAATATGGCCTCACTTTCGTATCAAGAAGCCGTCACCCCCATGGTGCAGAACAAGTCGGCCATGTACTTGGTGGGCGCCTTCGTGACACAGTTCTTTCCTGAGGATCAGCGTGAGGACGTTGACTTCTTCTCCGTGCCGACGATTGACCCGAACGTTCCGAGCGCGGAAGAAGCGCCGACCGAGGGATACTTTGCCGCTGCGGGAACGGATAACCCTCAAGGCACGATGGAACTCTTGACGTACCTTGCGTCTCCGGAATCACAACAAACCTTCATTGATATCTCGGCATCATCCAACTTGCCAACACATCCTGATGTGGATACCAGTAATTTCTCCCCCTTAGTGCAAAAGGGAATCGAGCTCCTGCAGAACACCGAAGAGATTACTCAGTTCTTCAATCGGGACTCGTCGGACGCGCTCCAGGCAACGGCTGATGATGCACTCACAAGATTCCTCGCCAATCCATCCGATATTCCTGAGATTCTCGCTAACTGGCAAGCAGCAGCCGAGCGAGTTTGGAACCAATGA
- the purS gene encoding phosphoribosylformylglycinamidine synthase subunit PurS has product MPRIVVDVMPKPEILDPQGKAIVGALPRLGFDAFSGVRQGKRFELTVDGEVNDAVLAQAREAAETLLSNPVIEDVVNVQVVED; this is encoded by the coding sequence ATGCCCCGGATTGTTGTTGATGTTATGCCCAAGCCCGAGATCCTGGACCCCCAGGGCAAGGCGATCGTGGGCGCACTGCCCCGCCTCGGTTTCGACGCCTTTTCCGGCGTGCGCCAGGGCAAGCGCTTTGAGCTGACGGTGGATGGCGAGGTGAACGACGCCGTGTTGGCTCAGGCGCGTGAGGCCGCCGAGACGCTGCTGTCCAACCCGGTCATCGAGGACGTGGTCAACGTGCAGGTGGTCGAGGACTAA
- a CDS encoding DUF5107 domain-containing protein yields MLNDELMLPDRPKSMSDQAVAAWRAPVTIRTYKPASPSTLPTYLNERVYQGSSGRVYPLPFHERIEAEAVDHEWDAIHLENEWIRLVVLPELGGRIQWAIDRHSQRELFYNNPVIKPALVGLAGPWVAGGVEFNWPQHHRPATYLPTDTQIEHEEDGAATIWCSDHDPFERMKGMHGIRLSPGSSVIETRVRLFNRTAMTQTFLWWSNVAVRTGDDFQSFFPPDVAAVADHAKRAMTAFPAADRPYYDIDYPSRSADSFEAADGTRVTGDRIDWPRNIPVPTSYMVTDSDYDFFGGYDHATEQGFVHVADRRVAVGKKQWTWGEAEFGRAWNQNLTDDDSTYVELMAGVFTDNQPDFAFIAPGETKVFSQYWYPIRSIGPVSQASRDAALRVDRDGSSVLVSVVVTADRPGCQLVVLDELGNVITEQAVDLDPSSSYQWQTAHHDHARTIEVRHGNRVLVSQTLRNEAAGAGPSKKEALDGIQTAVEPANPQSVATVEELAEIGAHLDQYRHATRSPEPYWEEALTRDPANARVNTALGIRRLRQARLTDAARHFRTAIARATAYHPTPQDMSAHYYLGLTLSLSGCPDAAYDLFARAAWSRDWRAPATYQMAQLDAAAGRHNEALHRLNDVRRAEPENLQASALRIIILRRMGRTSEAEALVHEALALDRLHWWIRDLAGEALETDALTCMDVAADYVAAGSLEDALRVLDRALELDQRRAVGQASCTVLALLHRAEILDLLGRSRSAVEAREAAKSASRTWCFPGRLEDALMLQRSVDHDHLPVASALLGHWLYGVGRHDDAVTHWRTAAQDLEDAIVHRNIGLALAARQADDAGARAAYDVALALDPTHSGLLRESDQLDKRRGVSVNARLARLQQAEWAIAERDDLAAELAQLLLSAVRPEDAYRLLSTREFRPWEGGEGEVLRVWERACSALARRCLQRRQYDEARMWVGKALQPPATLGEARHPLATTARLKRLSGDIAAAAGQLSEARLEWESAARHIGDFRTMSASRHSESTYDSILSLQRLGRSEEALRLTRDLREFVEELANAEPAIDYFATSLPELLLFPPDLRRQRDIRVQFFRAQLEALESADAAVQRLQRILDRVPDHPDAHDLLTEIKEQE; encoded by the coding sequence ATGTTGAACGATGAGTTGATGCTGCCGGACCGGCCCAAGAGCATGTCGGACCAGGCCGTAGCTGCCTGGCGAGCGCCCGTGACGATACGCACCTACAAGCCGGCGTCCCCGTCGACGCTGCCGACCTATCTCAATGAGCGTGTCTACCAAGGGTCGTCCGGCCGGGTGTACCCGCTGCCCTTTCATGAACGTATTGAGGCAGAGGCAGTCGACCATGAATGGGACGCCATCCACCTAGAGAATGAGTGGATCCGGCTCGTCGTGCTTCCGGAACTCGGCGGCCGCATCCAGTGGGCCATTGACCGGCACTCGCAGCGCGAGCTCTTCTACAACAACCCAGTCATCAAACCGGCGCTTGTCGGATTGGCTGGGCCATGGGTAGCCGGCGGCGTCGAATTTAATTGGCCACAGCATCATCGCCCGGCAACCTACCTCCCGACCGATACGCAGATCGAACATGAGGAGGATGGGGCCGCCACGATTTGGTGTTCTGATCACGACCCCTTCGAGCGCATGAAAGGGATGCATGGCATTCGGCTCAGTCCTGGGTCGTCGGTCATCGAGACTCGCGTGCGATTGTTCAACCGGACCGCCATGACTCAAACATTCTTGTGGTGGTCCAACGTCGCAGTACGCACGGGCGACGACTTTCAATCGTTCTTTCCTCCGGACGTTGCGGCCGTGGCGGATCATGCGAAGCGCGCGATGACGGCTTTTCCGGCCGCGGATCGTCCCTACTATGACATTGACTACCCGTCGAGGTCCGCGGACTCATTCGAGGCAGCTGACGGCACCCGCGTGACGGGGGACCGCATCGACTGGCCGCGCAATATCCCGGTCCCGACCTCCTACATGGTCACGGATTCTGATTACGACTTTTTCGGTGGCTATGACCACGCCACAGAACAAGGATTCGTGCACGTCGCAGACCGCAGAGTGGCGGTGGGCAAAAAGCAGTGGACGTGGGGTGAAGCGGAATTTGGTCGGGCATGGAACCAAAATCTGACCGACGATGACTCCACGTATGTCGAGCTGATGGCCGGAGTTTTTACCGACAATCAGCCAGACTTCGCCTTTATCGCGCCTGGAGAAACCAAGGTCTTTTCTCAGTACTGGTATCCAATCCGGAGTATCGGTCCCGTATCTCAGGCCAGTCGCGATGCGGCTCTGCGAGTGGACCGCGACGGCTCCTCAGTACTGGTGTCCGTGGTGGTCACCGCAGACCGACCAGGGTGTCAGCTCGTGGTGCTGGACGAGTTGGGCAACGTCATAACCGAGCAGGCCGTGGATCTTGATCCCAGCAGTTCGTACCAGTGGCAGACGGCCCACCATGACCATGCTCGGACGATCGAGGTTCGCCACGGGAATCGTGTGCTGGTCAGTCAGACGCTGCGCAACGAAGCGGCGGGCGCAGGTCCTAGCAAGAAGGAGGCGCTCGACGGAATTCAAACCGCTGTCGAGCCGGCAAACCCGCAGTCTGTTGCCACGGTGGAAGAGCTAGCGGAAATTGGGGCGCATCTGGATCAGTATCGCCACGCCACCCGCTCTCCAGAACCGTACTGGGAAGAAGCGCTGACGAGAGATCCGGCCAATGCTCGGGTGAACACTGCGCTCGGCATACGCCGACTCCGGCAAGCTCGATTGACTGATGCGGCAAGGCATTTCCGGACGGCGATTGCCCGGGCAACGGCCTATCACCCGACGCCCCAGGACATGAGCGCACACTACTATCTCGGACTCACCTTGAGCCTGAGCGGCTGCCCTGACGCTGCATACGACCTGTTTGCGCGGGCGGCGTGGAGCCGCGACTGGAGGGCTCCGGCAACGTACCAAATGGCGCAGCTAGACGCAGCCGCTGGACGGCACAACGAGGCGCTGCATCGCCTGAACGATGTGCGGCGCGCCGAACCAGAGAACCTCCAGGCTAGCGCCCTCCGGATCATCATCCTGCGTCGAATGGGGCGCACCAGTGAAGCCGAGGCGCTCGTCCACGAGGCGCTGGCTCTCGATCGACTTCACTGGTGGATTCGAGACCTCGCTGGCGAGGCCCTCGAAACTGACGCGCTCACGTGCATGGACGTGGCCGCTGACTATGTGGCGGCGGGAAGCCTCGAAGATGCTCTGCGTGTTCTAGACCGCGCTCTGGAACTGGACCAGCGGCGTGCAGTAGGCCAGGCCTCTTGTACAGTCCTCGCGCTCCTGCACCGCGCAGAAATTCTTGATCTATTGGGGCGGAGCAGGTCAGCCGTCGAGGCACGTGAGGCGGCAAAGTCCGCCAGCCGGACGTGGTGTTTTCCCGGCAGACTTGAGGACGCGTTGATGCTCCAGCGATCCGTGGATCACGATCACCTGCCAGTGGCGAGTGCACTCTTGGGGCACTGGCTTTACGGCGTCGGCCGGCACGATGATGCTGTGACACACTGGCGCACCGCAGCGCAGGATCTAGAGGACGCTATCGTCCACCGAAACATCGGGCTCGCCTTGGCTGCGCGGCAAGCGGACGACGCCGGGGCGCGGGCGGCATACGACGTGGCCCTCGCCCTCGATCCGACCCACTCAGGCCTTTTGCGCGAGAGCGATCAACTGGACAAACGGCGGGGCGTCAGTGTCAACGCCCGACTGGCTCGGCTGCAGCAGGCGGAGTGGGCCATTGCAGAACGCGATGACCTTGCCGCTGAGCTGGCCCAACTCCTTCTCAGCGCGGTGCGTCCAGAGGATGCCTATCGCCTCCTCAGCACACGCGAGTTTCGCCCATGGGAAGGCGGAGAGGGAGAGGTTCTCCGAGTCTGGGAGCGGGCCTGTTCGGCACTGGCCCGGAGGTGCCTCCAACGCCGGCAATATGACGAGGCCCGGATGTGGGTAGGCAAAGCGCTTCAGCCCCCGGCGACTCTTGGCGAAGCACGTCATCCATTGGCGACGACGGCGAGGTTGAAGCGCCTTTCCGGTGACATCGCAGCCGCCGCTGGCCAGCTCAGCGAAGCTCGCTTGGAGTGGGAAAGCGCGGCTCGCCACATTGGTGACTTTCGCACCATGAGCGCCAGTAGGCATAGCGAGTCGACCTACGACTCCATCCTGTCTCTGCAGCGCCTCGGCCGCAGCGAAGAAGCCCTCAGGCTCACCCGGGACCTACGGGAATTCGTCGAGGAGCTTGCGAACGCAGAGCCCGCGATCGATTACTTCGCCACATCGCTTCCAGAATTGCTGCTCTTTCCGCCGGACCTGCGTCGGCAGCGAGACATTCGAGTTCAGTTCTTCCGGGCTCAACTCGAGGCTCTTGAGAGCGCCGACGCGGCCGTTCAGAGGCTGCAGAGAATTCTCGATCGGGTGCCGGACCATCCGGACGCTCACGACCTATTGACTGAGATCAAGGAGCAAGAATGA
- the purL gene encoding phosphoribosylformylglycinamidine synthase subunit PurL, with amino-acid sequence MTAEATEKEFNIDTVDHASGTPDVELPWAELGLKQNEFEEIVKILGRRPTAAELAMYSVMWSEHCSYKSTKNHLRQFGAKVTEEMKKDLMVGIGENAGVTDLGDGWAVTFKIESHNSPSFVEPYQGAATGIGGIVRDIISMGARPVAVMDPLRFGAIDHPDSQRVVHGVVSGIGGYGNSLGLPNIGGETVFDPIYQGNPLVNALAVGVLRHEDLRLANASGVGNKVVLFGARTGGDGIGGASVLASESFDDSKPSKRPAVQVGDPFSEKVLIECCLELFKGSLVEGIQDLGAAGISCATSELASNGEGGMRVELTDVLLRDSTLTPGEILMSESQERMMAVVTPENQDAFEAVMAKWGVEYSWIGEVTDDNRLIITWDGEVIVDVDPKTVAHDGPVYDRPYARPEWQDELQANTFRGSVNAVDLPESGEDLKAAVLELIASPNMCDKSWITRQYDRYVGGNTALASPDDAGVVRVDEESGLGVAIATDANGRYTFLDPYVGAQLALAESYRNVATSGAIPAAVSDCLNYGSPEDSDVMWQLAEGIRGLSDACMELGVPVTGGNVSLYNQTGDKAIHPTPVVATLGKFDDVARRTPSGWRPDADGQAIYLLGTTADELDGSEFANLRGHLGGVPPKVDLAREKLLGELLVNMSRDGMIDSAHDLSEGGLAAALAEMVLRHGVGARVALDDVCERDGIDAFTALFSESQGRAVVAVPRSEEVRFNDMLTARSFPVTRLGIVDAASGNLEVQGVFTASVEELREAHESTMEKYFG; translated from the coding sequence GTGACCGCTGAGGCCACCGAGAAGGAATTCAACATCGACACCGTGGATCACGCCTCCGGCACGCCGGACGTGGAGCTGCCGTGGGCCGAGCTGGGCCTGAAGCAGAACGAGTTTGAGGAGATCGTCAAGATCCTCGGCCGCCGGCCCACCGCCGCGGAGCTGGCCATGTACTCGGTGATGTGGAGCGAGCACTGCTCCTACAAGTCCACCAAGAACCACCTGCGCCAGTTCGGCGCCAAGGTGACCGAGGAAATGAAGAAGGACCTGATGGTCGGCATCGGCGAGAACGCCGGCGTGACGGACCTCGGTGACGGCTGGGCCGTGACCTTCAAGATCGAGTCCCACAATTCCCCGTCCTTTGTGGAGCCCTATCAGGGTGCGGCCACGGGCATCGGCGGCATCGTCCGTGACATCATCTCCATGGGCGCCCGCCCGGTGGCCGTCATGGATCCGCTGCGGTTCGGCGCGATCGATCACCCGGATTCGCAGCGCGTGGTGCACGGCGTGGTCTCCGGCATTGGCGGCTACGGCAACTCGTTGGGCCTGCCGAACATTGGTGGCGAGACGGTCTTTGACCCGATCTACCAGGGCAATCCGCTGGTTAACGCGCTCGCGGTCGGCGTCCTGCGGCACGAGGACCTGCGCCTGGCCAACGCGTCGGGCGTGGGCAACAAGGTGGTCCTCTTCGGCGCGCGCACCGGTGGCGACGGCATTGGCGGCGCCTCCGTGCTGGCCTCGGAGTCGTTCGACGACTCCAAGCCGTCCAAGCGCCCCGCCGTGCAGGTGGGCGACCCGTTCAGCGAGAAGGTGCTGATTGAGTGCTGCCTCGAGCTCTTCAAGGGCTCCTTGGTGGAGGGCATTCAGGACCTGGGCGCCGCAGGCATTTCCTGCGCCACCAGCGAGCTGGCCTCCAACGGCGAGGGTGGCATGCGCGTGGAGCTCACGGACGTGCTGCTGCGCGATTCCACGCTAACCCCGGGCGAGATCCTGATGTCCGAGTCGCAGGAACGCATGATGGCCGTGGTGACCCCGGAGAATCAGGACGCGTTTGAGGCCGTCATGGCCAAGTGGGGCGTGGAGTACTCCTGGATCGGTGAGGTCACCGATGACAACCGCCTCATCATCACGTGGGACGGCGAGGTCATCGTGGACGTTGACCCGAAGACGGTGGCCCACGACGGCCCGGTGTATGACCGCCCGTACGCGCGCCCGGAGTGGCAGGACGAGCTGCAGGCCAACACGTTCCGTGGCTCCGTCAACGCCGTGGATCTTCCGGAGTCCGGCGAGGACCTGAAGGCCGCCGTGCTGGAGCTGATCGCCAGCCCCAACATGTGTGACAAGTCGTGGATCACGCGCCAGTATGACCGCTACGTGGGCGGCAACACGGCGCTGGCCTCCCCGGACGACGCCGGCGTGGTGCGTGTGGACGAGGAGTCCGGCCTCGGCGTCGCGATCGCTACGGACGCCAACGGCCGCTACACGTTCCTGGACCCGTACGTAGGCGCGCAGTTGGCGCTGGCCGAGTCCTACCGCAACGTGGCCACCTCCGGTGCCATCCCGGCCGCCGTCTCCGACTGCCTGAACTACGGTTCGCCGGAGGATTCGGACGTGATGTGGCAGCTGGCCGAGGGCATCCGCGGCCTCTCCGACGCGTGCATGGAGCTCGGCGTCCCGGTCACCGGCGGCAACGTCTCTCTATACAACCAAACCGGGGACAAGGCGATTCACCCGACCCCAGTGGTGGCCACGCTGGGTAAGTTCGACGACGTCGCGCGCCGCACGCCGTCGGGCTGGCGCCCGGACGCGGATGGCCAGGCGATCTACCTGCTGGGCACCACCGCCGATGAGCTGGATGGCTCCGAGTTCGCGAACCTGCGCGGCCACCTGGGCGGCGTTCCGCCGAAGGTGGACTTGGCGCGGGAGAAGCTGCTGGGCGAGCTGCTGGTCAACATGAGCCGTGACGGCATGATCGATTCGGCGCACGACCTCTCCGAGGGCGGCCTCGCGGCTGCGCTGGCGGAGATGGTGCTGCGCCACGGCGTGGGTGCCCGTGTGGCGCTCGACGACGTGTGCGAGCGGGACGGCATCGACGCGTTCACGGCGCTGTTCTCCGAGTCGCAGGGCCGTGCCGTGGTGGCTGTCCCGCGCTCCGAGGAGGTGCGCTTCAATGACATGCTGACCGCGCGCAGCTTCCCGGTGACCCGCTTGGGCATCGTCGACGCGGCCTCCGGCAACCTCGAGGTGCAGGGCGTCTTCACGGCCAGCGTCGAGGAACTGCGCGAGGCCCATGAGAGCACCATGGAGAAGTACTTCGGCTAA
- the purQ gene encoding phosphoribosylformylglycinamidine synthase subunit PurQ — MTETPLIGDYSTPNTELSGARVGVVTFPGTLDDRDAARAVRLAGAEAVSLWHADANLHDVDAVIIPGGFSYGDYLRAGAISRFAPLMDKIIDAANSDAKLPVLGICNGFQVLTESHLLPGSMIKNDHLKFICRDQVLRVENNQTAWTNQYTAGQEIQIVLKNQDGQYVADEHTLDELEGEGRVAFRYVGWNPNGSRRDIAGITNAAGNVVGLMPHPEHAVEAGYGPDHTGTDGLGFFTSVLTTLVGGAK, encoded by the coding sequence ATGACCGAGACCCCCTTGATCGGCGACTATTCGACGCCGAACACCGAACTCTCCGGCGCCCGCGTCGGCGTCGTCACCTTCCCGGGAACGCTGGATGACCGCGACGCCGCCCGTGCCGTGCGCCTCGCCGGCGCCGAGGCCGTGTCCCTGTGGCACGCGGACGCCAACCTGCACGACGTCGATGCCGTGATCATTCCGGGCGGCTTCTCCTACGGCGATTACCTGCGTGCGGGAGCCATTTCCCGTTTTGCGCCGCTGATGGACAAGATCATCGATGCGGCGAACTCGGACGCCAAGCTGCCCGTGCTGGGCATCTGCAACGGCTTCCAGGTGCTGACCGAGTCCCACCTGCTACCTGGCTCCATGATCAAGAATGACCACCTGAAGTTCATTTGCCGGGACCAGGTGCTGCGCGTGGAGAACAACCAGACCGCGTGGACCAACCAGTACACCGCCGGCCAGGAAATCCAGATCGTCCTGAAGAATCAGGACGGCCAGTACGTTGCGGACGAGCACACGCTGGATGAGCTGGAGGGCGAGGGCCGCGTGGCGTTCCGCTACGTGGGCTGGAATCCCAATGGGTCCCGCCGGGACATCGCGGGGATCACCAACGCGGCGGGCAACGTCGTCGGACTCATGCCGCACCCGGAGCACGCCGTGGAGGCGGGCTACGGGCCGGACCACACTGGAACTGACGGGCTGGGCTTCTTCACCTCCGTCCTGACCACTCTTGTTGGAGGCGCCAAGTGA
- a CDS encoding YchJ family protein: MTAPHPGPSAPDERCPCGTGDTYGACCRRFHAGGAAPTAEALMRSRYSANALLARAPRDLGEYLFQTWDPATRPSLAELSEPGPQWVRLQVLAASGGPFDDAATVEFVALYRAEDGTRQRLHELSRFRREAGRWLYVDGEPS, translated from the coding sequence ATGACTGCCCCGCACCCTGGACCCTCCGCCCCGGACGAGCGCTGCCCGTGCGGCACCGGAGACACCTACGGCGCGTGCTGCAGACGGTTCCACGCCGGCGGCGCCGCGCCCACCGCGGAGGCGCTCATGCGCTCGCGGTACAGCGCCAATGCCCTGCTCGCCCGCGCCCCGCGGGACCTCGGCGAATACCTGTTCCAGACGTGGGACCCGGCCACGCGTCCCTCCCTCGCCGAGCTGTCCGAGCCCGGCCCGCAGTGGGTGCGGCTGCAGGTGCTCGCCGCCAGCGGTGGGCCGTTTGATGACGCGGCGACCGTGGAATTCGTGGCGTTGTACCGGGCGGAAGACGGCACGCGGCAGCGGTTGCACGAGCTCAGCCGGTTCCGCCGTGAGGCCGGCCGGTGGCTCTACGTCGACGGCGAGCCGAGCTAG
- a CDS encoding AraC family transcriptional regulator, producing MVSYLKDGFPQQRMRVLPRPLIAQISSSGLSSRLLVTDAGYFPHAARHGRSRPHGAPEAVVLACTDGLGWCDIDGSTLRVGRGEAIVLPPGVSHLYRADASNPWTLWWFHVVGQDLPELLAPFEPGRRVVALHDPVRITHGMEQVMQALERDESAPSLRTASGAAWHVLAQLGAEHLMGPRDEAGPVQRTREYLVEHLAEPISLTDVAAHIGLSASHLSAVFRQATGGGVMDYLKRTRMGRARVMLLTTRDSIGEISRSVGYQDEFYFSRQFRAVNGVSPSAFRKASRAEEL from the coding sequence ATGGTGAGCTACCTCAAAGACGGGTTCCCGCAGCAGCGAATGCGCGTCCTCCCGCGCCCGCTCATTGCTCAAATATCCTCGTCAGGACTAAGTTCTCGGCTCTTGGTCACGGACGCGGGTTACTTCCCGCACGCCGCCCGCCATGGCCGATCCCGCCCTCATGGTGCACCGGAGGCTGTCGTCTTGGCCTGCACAGATGGATTGGGGTGGTGCGATATTGATGGCAGTACCCTCCGGGTTGGCCGAGGAGAAGCCATCGTCTTGCCTCCCGGCGTTTCCCATCTCTACCGAGCAGACGCGTCGAACCCGTGGACTCTTTGGTGGTTTCACGTGGTCGGTCAAGATCTACCGGAACTGCTGGCACCCTTCGAACCGGGCCGTCGAGTCGTCGCGCTCCATGATCCCGTCCGCATCACCCACGGGATGGAGCAGGTGATGCAAGCGCTGGAACGGGACGAGTCGGCACCATCGCTTCGGACGGCCAGCGGTGCGGCGTGGCATGTCTTGGCCCAGTTGGGTGCCGAGCACCTCATGGGCCCCCGCGATGAGGCGGGGCCCGTACAGCGTACGCGCGAGTACCTCGTGGAGCATCTGGCGGAACCCATCAGCCTCACGGACGTCGCGGCCCATATCGGGCTCAGCGCGTCACACCTCTCTGCTGTCTTTAGACAGGCCACAGGCGGTGGGGTCATGGACTATCTCAAACGCACCCGTATGGGGCGGGCCCGCGTCATGCTGCTCACCACTCGGGACAGCATCGGCGAAATTTCCCGGTCCGTGGGCTATCAGGACGAGTTTTATTTTTCTCGCCAGTTCCGCGCAGTCAACGGCGTTAGCCCCTCCGCCTTCAGGAAAGCCTCGCGAGCCGAGGAACTGTGA